A stretch of DNA from Nocardioides sp. Arc9.136:
GGCCACCGTCCCCGGCGCGATGCCGAGCCGGGCGGCGGTCTGCGCGGTGTCGAGGTCGAGCAGGTAGCGCAGGACCACCACCTCGCGCTGCCGGGGCGGCAGGAGCCGCAGGGCCGCGACCAGGTCGGCGCGGTGGTCCTCCCCGGTCGGGGTGGCGTCGGTCGGCACGGCCGCCGGCGACTCCCGGCGCCGCTTGCGCCACCAGGAGATGTTGGCGTTCACCGCGGTCCGCACGACCCAGGCCTCGGGCGCCTCGAGGGTCCGCACCTTCGCCCAGCGCGACCAGGCCCGGGCGAACGCCTCGGCGAGCGCCTCCTCCGCCTCCTCGGGGCGCATCCCGGTCCCGACCACGGCCCGCAGGCAGCGGTCCTTGCTGGCCCGGTAGAACTCGCTGAACTCGACGCTGCTCACACCTGGGTGACGCGCGGGAGGCCGGATCGCTTGCACGCGTGCTGCCCCTTTCTCGCGGGCGACGTGAGGGTCCGGACCGTACGCTCGGAGAGGTGACCACGGTGCGCGAACGGCTCGGCCAGGCGCTCTTCCTCCGCGTGGCGGGCCCCGACGGGGCCAAGCAGGCCGCGCGGATCCACGGACGGCCGGGCCCCCGCTGGTTCGAGGCGGACAGCGCGATCGCCCGGGTGCACGGCGACGCCTCGATGTTCGTCGGCGG
This window harbors:
- a CDS encoding sigma-70 family RNA polymerase sigma factor, which gives rise to MSSVEFSEFYRASKDRCLRAVVGTGMRPEEAEEALAEAFARAWSRWAKVRTLEAPEAWVVRTAVNANISWWRKRRRESPAAVPTDATPTGEDHRADLVAALRLLPPRQREVVVLRYLLDLDTAQTAARLGIAPGTVASQLHRALATLRSHLHQPERSH